The genomic segment TGAGATGCGCCATGCCTGTCGTGCAGGTGCATAACAAGAAGGAGGCGCAATGAACGCCGTGATCCATCTCCATCTCTCCCCGTGGGGCGTTTTTTTAACCGTCCCCGCCGAAGACCTGCAAAGGTCTGACTCATTTTTTGCAGCCGCCCGAGGCCCTCGGGGTGGACACGTGCAATCCCGGCAACCGACACGCTGACTCAAGCGGTGTCTGGCAGCAGGGGGTTAGCGGTGTACAATGCGCCGCGTTTTACTGTGACCTCCTGCGCACCCGCGCAACTTTCAAGGCTATCCGCCTTGTTCACTCCGCCGCGCCACAAGCGTGTCGGGTTCGATTTCGTCACAGATAAAAACAAACAGGTGACGCATGACCGTTGTAAATACGCTGAACTCCTGGTGCTTGCGCTGGGGTTTGATCGGCGCTGTTTGAAATTGCTTTCGAGCAGCAACGTCTACTGAACATCATCAAACCTTGCGTGAGACCCTTTTCATGAGTGGACAGAACTCGCAGTCAGGCGAGCTTAAACGCGGCCTGAAAAATCGCCACATTCAACTGATCGCCCTTGGTGGCGCGATTGGTACGGGCTTGTTCCTCGGCTCGGCCGGGGTGCTGAAGTCTGCCGGCCCGTCGATGATCCTCGGCTACGCCATCTGTGGCTTCATCGCCTTCATGATCATGCGCCAACTGGGCGAAATGATCGTCGAAGAGCCGGTGGCCGGTTCTTTCAGCCACTTCGCCCACAAATACTGGGGCGGCTTTGCCGGTTTCCTGTCGGGCTGGAACTGCTGGATCCTGTACATCCTGGTGGGCATGTCGGAACTGACCGCGGTCGGCAAGTACATCCACTACTGGGCGCCGGACGTCCCGACCTGGGTCTCGGCGGCCGGCTTCTTCGTGCTGATCAACCTGATCAACCTGGCCAACGTCAAAGTCTTTGGTGAGGCCGAATTCTGGTTCGCGATCATCAAGGTCGTGGCCATCGTCGGCATGATCGCCCTGGGCAGCTACTTGCTGGTCAGCGGTAATGGCGGCCCGCAGGCGTCGGTGAGCAACCTGTGGTCCCACGGTGGTTTCTTCCCCAATGGCGTCAGCGGTCTGGTGATGGCCATGGCGATCATCATGTTCAGCTTCGGCGGCCTGGAAATGCTCGGTTTTACCGCTGCTGAAGCCGACAAGCCGAAAACCGTGATCCCCAAAGCCATCAACCAGGTGATCTACCGGATCCTGATTTTCTACATCGGCGCACTGGTGATCCTGCTGTCGCTGACGCCGTGGGACAGCCTGCTGGCGACCCTGAATGCGTCCGGCGATTCCTACAGCGGCAGCCCGTTCGTGCAGGTGTTCTCGATGCTGGGCAGCAACACCGCTGCGCACATCCTCAACTTTGTGGTGCTGACGGCTGCGCTGTCGGTGTACAACAGCGGCACCTACTGCAATAGCCGCATGCTGCTGGGCATGGCCGAGCAGGGTGATGCGCCGAAGGCACTGGCGAAGATCGACAAGCGCGGCGTGCCGGTGCGTTCGATCCTGGCTTCCGCCGCTGTGACGCTGATCGCGGTGTTGTTGAACTACCTGATGCCGCAACAGGCGCTGGAACTGCTGATGTCGCTGGTGGTTGCAACGCTGGTGATCAACTGGGCGATGATCAGCTTCTCGCACTTCAAGTTCCGCCAGCACATGAACAAGACCCACCAGACGCCGCTGTTCAAGGCCCTGTGGTACCCGTACGGGAACTACGTGTGCCTGGCGTTCGTGGCGTTCATCCTGTGCGTGATGCTGCTGATTCCGGGTATCCAGATCTCGGTGTATGCGATTCCGGTGTGGGTCGCGTTCATGTGGCTCTGCTATGGCATCAAGAACAAACGCAGTGCTCAGCATGCGTTGCAGGCAGCGGCTAAATAACGGCGCTCGCCAGAACGAGAAACCCGGCCATGTGCCGGGTTTTTTGTTTCCAGGGTTCACACAAATCCCTTGTGGTGATCTTTGGCGTGCCGAAAATCGCATTCGCGGTATCCTGCGCCTTCTGAATACGGACGCTTTTCCATGCTGGTGATTTCCAACAACGTGCATCTGCCGGATGCCGAGATCGAGTTGACGGCCATTCGCGCCCAGGGCGCCGGTGGGCAGAACGTCAACAAGGTGTCGAGCGCCGTGCACCTGCGCTTCGACATACCGGCCTCGTCCTTGCCCGAGTTCTACAAGGAACGGCTGCTGGCGCTGCGCGACAGTCGCATCACCAGCGAAGGGGTGTTGATCATCAAGGCCCAGCAGTACCGCACGCAGGAGGCCAATCGTGCCGATGCGCTGGAGCGGCTGACCGAGTTGATTCTCAGCGCCACCAAGGTCGAGAAGAAGCGCCGCCCGACCAAGCCGACCCTCGGTTCGAAGAAGCGCAGGCTCGAATCGAAGACCAAGCGCGGCAGCATCAAGGCCGGGCGGGGCAAGATCGATTTCTAGCGGGGCTCTCTTTCTTCGCGATACTTCGGCGCCTGCCGATACAGGTAAACGCTCAGTCCAAGACCGCTCAGGGCGGCGAGGGCGGCGAACAGGAAGATCGAAGCAAAACCAAACCCGGCTGCAATCGCCCCGGCCAGCGGCCCGGTAATCCCCAGCGACAAATCGATGAACAGCGAATAAGCCCCCACTGCCGCCCCACGACTTGAGGCTGGCACCAGATTGACCGCCTCCACGCCCAGTGCCGGGAACACCAGCGAAAAGCCGAACCCGCTCAACGCCGCACCGGCCAGTGCCCAGTGGGCGTCCGGTGCCAGCCACAGCAGCAACAGGCCCAGGGTTTCCACCGACAGGCAGGCAATCGCTACACGAAAGCCGCCCAGGCGGTTGATCAGGTTGCCGAACAGCAGCCGCGCACCGATGAAGCTGGCGCCGAACAGGCTCAGGCACAGTACCGCGTTGTCCCAGTGCTGCGTGGCGTAATACAAGGTGATGAAGGTAGCGATGGTGCCAAAACCAATCGAACCCAGCGCCAGGCCGCAGCCGTGAGGCAGTACGCGTCCCAGTACATGCATGAATGGCAGGCGTTCGCCGGCGACAATCGGTGCAGCGGTCTTCGGCCAGGCCAGCGCCAGGCCGAGGACGGCCAGCAGCACAATGCTGACGCCCATGCTCCACAAGCCCAGATGATTGACCAGGAGCACCCCCAGCGGCGCGCCGATGGCGATGGCGCCGTAGCTGGCGATGCCGTTCCACGAGATGACTTTGGCAGTGTTCGCCGCGCCCACGCGGCCGATGCCCCAGCCAATCGAGCCCGAGCCCACCAGGCTTTCGGCGCTGCCGAGTATCAGACGTCCGATCAGCAGGCTGATCAGGCTCAGGGTCGGCAGGCTTTGGGTCCAGGCCGACATCAGCATGAACACACCGCTCAGCCCACAGCCGGCCAGGCCATACATCACCGCCAGTTTGCTGCCCTTGTTGTCGATGATTTTCCCTGCATACGGGCGGCTGAGCAGGGTGGCCAGGTATTGCACGCTGATCACCAGCCCGGCGATCACGGCGCCGAAACCCAGGTCGCTGTGGACGTAGCCCGGCAACACGGCCAGGGGAATGCCGATATTCAGGTAGCCGATGAAGGTGAACAGGACGATGGAAACGACTTGCAGCGTGACCGCCAGGGGGCGCTGGTTTTCAGACATGGGTAAATCCAGGGGGCAGCAGGATAGATAGGCTGCTCATGATAGCGGCGCGAGCGGCTGCGGGGCATGTAAAAGTAAAACTATTTGCCGGGCGGCGAGGTTCAGGGCTTGGCGGGGGCGACCAGTTGCGTGGTGACGAGTGCGGCGAGGGCGTTCTCTTCGCTGCCGAA from the Pseudomonas sp. N3-W genome contains:
- a CDS encoding MFS transporter is translated as MSENQRPLAVTLQVVSIVLFTFIGYLNIGIPLAVLPGYVHSDLGFGAVIAGLVISVQYLATLLSRPYAGKIIDNKGSKLAVMYGLAGCGLSGVFMLMSAWTQSLPTLSLISLLIGRLILGSAESLVGSGSIGWGIGRVGAANTAKVISWNGIASYGAIAIGAPLGVLLVNHLGLWSMGVSIVLLAVLGLALAWPKTAAPIVAGERLPFMHVLGRVLPHGCGLALGSIGFGTIATFITLYYATQHWDNAVLCLSLFGASFIGARLLFGNLINRLGGFRVAIACLSVETLGLLLLWLAPDAHWALAGAALSGFGFSLVFPALGVEAVNLVPASSRGAAVGAYSLFIDLSLGITGPLAGAIAAGFGFASIFLFAALAALSGLGLSVYLYRQAPKYREEREPR
- a CDS encoding amino acid permease — its product is MSGQNSQSGELKRGLKNRHIQLIALGGAIGTGLFLGSAGVLKSAGPSMILGYAICGFIAFMIMRQLGEMIVEEPVAGSFSHFAHKYWGGFAGFLSGWNCWILYILVGMSELTAVGKYIHYWAPDVPTWVSAAGFFVLINLINLANVKVFGEAEFWFAIIKVVAIVGMIALGSYLLVSGNGGPQASVSNLWSHGGFFPNGVSGLVMAMAIIMFSFGGLEMLGFTAAEADKPKTVIPKAINQVIYRILIFYIGALVILLSLTPWDSLLATLNASGDSYSGSPFVQVFSMLGSNTAAHILNFVVLTAALSVYNSGTYCNSRMLLGMAEQGDAPKALAKIDKRGVPVRSILASAAVTLIAVLLNYLMPQQALELLMSLVVATLVINWAMISFSHFKFRQHMNKTHQTPLFKALWYPYGNYVCLAFVAFILCVMLLIPGIQISVYAIPVWVAFMWLCYGIKNKRSAQHALQAAAK
- the arfB gene encoding alternative ribosome rescue aminoacyl-tRNA hydrolase ArfB → MLVISNNVHLPDAEIELTAIRAQGAGGQNVNKVSSAVHLRFDIPASSLPEFYKERLLALRDSRITSEGVLIIKAQQYRTQEANRADALERLTELILSATKVEKKRRPTKPTLGSKKRRLESKTKRGSIKAGRGKIDF